The following coding sequences are from one Haliotis asinina isolate JCU_RB_2024 chromosome 3, JCU_Hal_asi_v2, whole genome shotgun sequence window:
- the LOC137279120 gene encoding sarcoplasmic reticulum histidine-rich calcium-binding protein-like, protein MKTWLVLLLLGTVLVNLPQIQGRSLSADENGEGSDDKTDTDAASPSTADGNDDDDEEEEEEDDDDDDDKGDPGKGHGKHGHHGWKNRNMGKHGRKHGWKNHPGNHGRKHGGHDDDDDDDEDDDDDDDDDDDDDDDDDKGHPGKGHGKHGHHGWKNRNMGKHGWKHGWKNHPGNHGWNHGGHDDDDDDDDDDDEEEEDDDDDEDKDEDEDEEGHPGKGHGKHGHQGWKNRNIG, encoded by the exons ATGAAGACGTGGctggtgttgctgctgctggGGACGGTGCTGGTGAACCTTCCACAGATTCAAGGACGATCACTCA GTGCAGATGAGAATGGTGAAGGGAGTGACGATAAAACCGACACTGACGCTGCCTCTCCCTCCACCGCCGATGgtaatgacgacgacgacgaggaggaggaggaggaagacgatgacgacgacgatgataaAGGAGATCCGGGAAAGGGACATGGGAAACATGGACATCACGGATGGAAAAACAGAAATATGGGAAAACACGGACGGAAACATGGATGGAAAAATCACCCAGGAAATCACGGACGAAAACACG GTGGgcacgacgacgacgatgatgatgatgaggacgacgacgacgacgacgacgacgacgacgatgatgacgacgacgatgataaAGGACATCCGGGAAAGGGACATGGGAAACATGGACATCACGGATGGAAAAACAGAAATATGGGAAAACACGGATGGAAACATGGATGGAAAAATCACCCAGGAAATCACGGATGGAATCACG GTGGGcacgatgacgacgatgacgacgatgacgacgacgacgaggaggaggaggacgacgacgacgacgaggataaggatgaggatgaggatgaggaaggACATCCGGGAAAGGGACATGGGAAACATGGACATCAGGGATGGAAAAACAGAAATATAGGATAA